ACACATGGAGACGCAATTGTAGGTAGCTCTATCTTTATAAAAAAAGACGCTAAAGGAACAACTACAGGTCTTGATGGAAAATACGAACTTAAAAATTTAAAAAAAGACAGCTATTTAATTACTTTCCAATCTCTAGGGTATAAAACACAAGTTAAAGAACTAAATATCACTACTAATATTACTACTTTAAACATAGTTTTAGAAGAAGATAAAAGTATCTTAGATGAAATCGTTGTTTCAGCAGGAAGAACTTCAGAAAAAATTTCAGAAATACCTGCTTCTATAACAATTGTAGGAACAAGAGAATTAGAAAAACTAGGAACAACAACTACGAATATTAATGATATTTTAGAATTTTCTGTTCCTGGTTTGGCTTCTAGCACAGGAACTTATTCTAACTGGGGACAAACACTTCGTGGTAGACAATTATTAGTAATGGTAGACGGTATACCGCAATCTACTCCTCTACGAAATGCTAAAGTGGGTTTAAAATCTTTAAATCCAAATGATATTTCTAGAATTGAAGTTATAAAAGGAGCTACTGCTATTTATGGTAATGGTGGAGATGGTGGTATTGTAAACTACATTACTAAAAAACCAAATAAATATAAAAAAATAAGTGGTAGAACTAACTTATGGCAAACAGCAAACTTAAAAAGAGTTAAAGATGCTTTAGGCTGGGGAGTATACCAATCTTTCTCAGGTGTTCTTAATGATTTTTCATACTATGCTTCTGGAAGTTTTGAACAAACCGGTAATAAATATGATGCAAATGGCGAAGTACTACTTCCAACATATGGCTTAGATAACACAAAAATATTTAGTGGTTTATTAAAGTTAGGATACCAACTTAATGTCGATCAAAAATTAAGTTTAATGGTGAATCGTTATCAAACTCGTCAAAGTTCTCCTTTTGTTCCTACATTAGGTTCAATATCTGTAACAAATGAAGCAGGAGATTACGAAATCACACCAGGAACAGGTATATCACCAACTGCAGCAAACCCTTTATTAGGAAGTGCTACTGGAGTAACTACTACAAATGCTCAATTAAAATACGAATTATCTGATATTTTTAATGGTACAACAAGTTTAGATACTGATTTATTTTATCAGAAAAGTAAAAATATATTTTTCTATTCTGATAAATTTGTTGAAGGTGGACAATCTGTCGTAAATTCAGAAAAAATGGGACTTAGACCAAATTTCCATACTGTTTTAAACATCAATTCTCCAGTAAACATGTCTTTTACTTATGGTATTGATATTTTAAAAGATAAAACTAACCAAGGGTTATTAGATGGACGTTTATGGGTTCCTAATTTAGATTTATTTAGCTATGCGCCATATTTACAAGCTAAATTTAAATACAACCAAGATTGGGTTTTTAAAGCAGGCGTACGTTACGATGCTATGAACCTTAAAATTGAAGATTTTACTACATTACCTTACTCATCTAAGTCTGACAATAATTTTACAGACCCTATAAATGTTATTGGTGGTAGTTTAGATTTTAAAAATACATCAATAAACTTAGGACTTAGATATATTAAAAATGATGAATTTATACCTTATGTAAGTTATTCTCAAGGGTTTTCTTTACCTGACTTAGGTAGAACACTAAGAACAGCAAAAGCTGATAATGTAAATCATTTAGATATTAACGCTATTAAAACAAACAATTACGAATTTGGATTTTTATCAAAATTTAAACATGTACGTTTCGAAGCTGTTGGTTTTTACAGTACTTCAAACTTCGGCTTAGGACTTGTTTTTAACGATGATATTAATAGGTTTGAACAATCTAAAAATCCACAAAAAATATATGGAGCTGAAGTATCTACTGATTTCACTTTTTTAGAAGATAAATTACAGTTTGGTGGTTCGTATTCTTTTGTTGAAGGATTAAAACATACTCCTGGAAATCCAAATGACTTAAGCTACATTGGTGGAGATGTTGTTTCTCCCCCTAAAACGACAGCCTATATTAATATTCAACCAATAAAAAACTTAACATCATCACTACGCTTAATCTATACAGGTAATCGTAATCGATTTAACCCAAAAGAAAAAGCTGGAGTATATTCTTATAGCTATAGAGAAGTACCTGTAAAAGGATACACAATGCTTAATTTTTCAAGTACATATGCTATAAAACCTAATGTAAAATTATCAGTTGCGGTAAACAACTTATTAAATGAATTCTTTTTACCTGCAAGAGCTCAATGGGCAGCCCCATTAAGAAGTCAAACTACCGCAGGTGAAGGAATAAATGCTAAATTAGGAGTGGTTTATGAATTTTAAAACCTATCTATTCAAATAAATAATAAATTTATCACAAAAAAAAGCGAATGACAATCATTCGCTTTTTTTAACGAGTAACGTAGCAAATGAAACCTTATAAAATAATTAAAACACTTCATTTATGGCTTGGTTTAACAGTTGGAGCCATTGTTTCTTTCTCAGGGATTACAGGTTCTTTATATGTTTGGCAACCTGAAATTTCTGCTTACTTAACAAATAGAGAATTAAACATACATAACTCTAGTAAAACCTCCTATGCAAAAAGTGTTCATACTACTATAAAGTTAAAAGAAGTACATGGTGATTCTATAAAAAAACTTCAGCTTCCTTATCGAAAAAGCAATTACATTCTGTTAACTTTTTTAAATGGAACCACATATTATTACCATCCTAAAAATGGCGCTTATTTAGGATCTAATTTAAAAACAGATTCTTTTTTTAAAACTCTTTTACAACTTCATCGAAACTTATGTATAAAACCTTACGGTAGCTATATAATGGGAATTTCTTCTCTTTTATTTTGTTTTTCTATACTAATTTCAGGTTTTTTATTATGGCGTAGAAGCTATAAGAAAAGATGGAAAAAAGGCTTTACAATAACCTGGTCTTCTTCTAAGAAAAAATTTAATTACAACTTACATAAAGTAGCTGGAATCTACTTTATAATTCCATTAATAATCATGTCTTTTTCAGGAGCATATTTCACTTTTTACAAAGAGTATAGAACACTATTTTCGGTATTACCAGACTTTAAAATAGAAGATACTTCTTCATTAACAAAAATTAAGATAGGCACCTATTTTTCTATTGAAAAACACACCAAAAAACTACTTCCAAAGTATAAACTTTGGTCAATTCATTTTCCTTCAAAAAAAGATAGAGACTATAGGTTTAGATTCATAAATACTCTTGAAATTGAAAGTGGACTTAGAAAAACCGCAGATATTTTTACCGATAAGGATTTAATTACAACAAAGATAAACTCTTTTAATACCGACCCATTATCTTTAAGAGCCACAGCACAAATGTATCCAATTCATATTGGGGAATCATTTGGCTTTGTTCATCGTTTTTTAGTTTTCATTTGTGGACTAATTCCGTTAGCTCTTTACATAACAGGAATACGGTTTTACTTATTTAAAAAACGCTAAAAATTAACACAAATATTTTTTTTAAAACGCATTTGTTAGAATTAAAACATTATAAATTATAATGTATTTTAGCTAAAAAAATAACAAATGAGTTTTAGTATACAGTTTAAAACACGATGGTCAGATTTTGATGCTAATATACATATGCGCCATACCGCTTATAATGACTATGCAGCTGAAGTAAGATTACGTTTTTTTAAAGAACATAACATTACAATTCAAGACTTTACAAAAGAAAATACAGGCCCAATTCTATTTGAAGAAAATACCAAATTTTTACGTGAAATTCATATGGGAACAGATATTTCTATTAATTTAAAGGTGCTTGGGCTATCTAGTAAAGGTGAACGTTGGAAAATTCAACACGAAGTATTTAATGAAGCAG
This genomic stretch from Tenacibaculum sp. Bg11-29 harbors:
- a CDS encoding TonB-dependent receptor — translated: MKLYKIIFLALFTVFSAYSQNVLTGTIKDTHGDAIVGSSIFIKKDAKGTTTGLDGKYELKNLKKDSYLITFQSLGYKTQVKELNITTNITTLNIVLEEDKSILDEIVVSAGRTSEKISEIPASITIVGTRELEKLGTTTTNINDILEFSVPGLASSTGTYSNWGQTLRGRQLLVMVDGIPQSTPLRNAKVGLKSLNPNDISRIEVIKGATAIYGNGGDGGIVNYITKKPNKYKKISGRTNLWQTANLKRVKDALGWGVYQSFSGVLNDFSYYASGSFEQTGNKYDANGEVLLPTYGLDNTKIFSGLLKLGYQLNVDQKLSLMVNRYQTRQSSPFVPTLGSISVTNEAGDYEITPGTGISPTAANPLLGSATGVTTTNAQLKYELSDIFNGTTSLDTDLFYQKSKNIFFYSDKFVEGGQSVVNSEKMGLRPNFHTVLNINSPVNMSFTYGIDILKDKTNQGLLDGRLWVPNLDLFSYAPYLQAKFKYNQDWVFKAGVRYDAMNLKIEDFTTLPYSSKSDNNFTDPINVIGGSLDFKNTSINLGLRYIKNDEFIPYVSYSQGFSLPDLGRTLRTAKADNVNHLDINAIKTNNYEFGFLSKFKHVRFEAVGFYSTSNFGLGLVFNDDINRFEQSKNPQKIYGAEVSTDFTFLEDKLQFGGSYSFVEGLKHTPGNPNDLSYIGGDVVSPPKTTAYINIQPIKNLTSSLRLIYTGNRNRFNPKEKAGVYSYSYREVPVKGYTMLNFSSTYAIKPNVKLSVAVNNLLNEFFLPARAQWAAPLRSQTTAGEGINAKLGVVYEF
- a CDS encoding thioesterase family protein, which produces MSFSIQFKTRWSDFDANIHMRHTAYNDYAAEVRLRFFKEHNITIQDFTKENTGPILFEENTKFLREIHMGTDISINLKVLGLSSKGERWKIQHEVFNEAGKLSAVITVYGAWLDLVKRKLSVPPTKFQTIFNQVEKTENFKEILLKS
- a CDS encoding PepSY domain-containing protein, which produces MKPYKIIKTLHLWLGLTVGAIVSFSGITGSLYVWQPEISAYLTNRELNIHNSSKTSYAKSVHTTIKLKEVHGDSIKKLQLPYRKSNYILLTFLNGTTYYYHPKNGAYLGSNLKTDSFFKTLLQLHRNLCIKPYGSYIMGISSLLFCFSILISGFLLWRRSYKKRWKKGFTITWSSSKKKFNYNLHKVAGIYFIIPLIIMSFSGAYFTFYKEYRTLFSVLPDFKIEDTSSLTKIKIGTYFSIEKHTKKLLPKYKLWSIHFPSKKDRDYRFRFINTLEIESGLRKTADIFTDKDLITTKINSFNTDPLSLRATAQMYPIHIGESFGFVHRFLVFICGLIPLALYITGIRFYLFKKR